DNA from Synechococcus sp. CBW1108:
GCGGCCGCACCAGCGGCGGAACCCCAGGGGTGGCCGTGGGTACCACCACCGAACTGCAGCACCGAGTCGTCGCCGAAGATGGCCACCAGAGCGGGCATGTGCCACACGTGGATGCCACCGGAGGCAACGGCGAAGACGCCGCCCATGGAACCCCAGTCTTGGTCGAAGAAGTTGCCGCGGCTGCGGTCTTCGGGGACGAAGGATTCACGCAGTTGGTCGATATAGCCGAGGGTCGACTGGCGGTCGCCCTCCAGCTTGCCAACCACCGTGCCGGTGTGCAGCTGGTCACCACCAGAGAGACGCAGGCACTTGGCCAACACTCGGAAGTGAATACCGTGCTTGGGATGGCGGTCAATCACAGCGTGCATGGCACGGTGAATGTGCAGCAGCATGCCGTTCTTACGGCACCACTTGGCTAGACCGGTGTTAGCGGTAAAGCCCCCAGTGATGTAGTCGTGCATGATGATGGGCTGGCCCAGTTCCTTAGCGAACTCGGCACGCTCATACATCTCCTCAGGAGTTGCGGCGGTGCAGTTGAGGTAGTGACCCTTCTTTTCGCCGGTTTCTTGCTGCGCCAGGTTGGTAGCTTCAGCAACGAACTCGAAACGATTCTGCCAACGCTGGAACGGTTGGGAGTTGATGTTCTCGTCATCCTTGGTGAAATCGAGACCACCGCGGAGGCACTCATACACCACCCGGCCGTAGTTTTTACCGCTCAGGCCGAGTTTCGGCTTGATGGTGCAACCCAGCAGGGGGCGACCGTACTTGTTCATGCGGTCGCGCTCAACCACGATGCCGTTCGGAGGACCCATGCAGGTCTTGATGAACGCCATCGGGAAGCGGATGTCCTCGAGACGCAGATTGCGCAGCGCCTTGAAGCCAAACACGTTGCCAACCAGGGAGGTCAACACGTTGGTGATTGAGCCTTCCTCAAACAGATCGAGGGGATAGGCAATGAAGGCGTAGAAGGCTTCCTTGTCGCCAGGAACGTCTTCGATGCGATAGCAGCGGCCTTTGTAAAAGTCGAGATCGGTGAGGAGCTCGGACCAGACGGTGGACCAAGTGCCGGTAGAGGATTCAGCTGCCACAGCGGCAGCCACTTCTTCCTTGGGAACACCTTCCTGTCCGGTGCACTTGAAGCAGGCCAGCAGGTCGGTATCTAGGGGGACGTAGTCAGGAGTCCAATACGTGTCGCGGTACTCCTTGACCCCGGCGTCGTACTTCTTGCTCATGGAGTTTCTCCGGTGGGGGCGGGTAGGGGATTGAGGTTGATCAGCGCTTCAGACGCTTTCTGGCTCAGTCCTTCTGACCGGCGTAGTTGCCGTTGCCCAGGGCAGGCTCCACTTCGCGGTGGGGCCTGGCGATGATGTGGGCTGCCACGAGGCCGTCGCCGACGCGCTCGCAGGCATCAGCCCCGGCGCGAACAGCTGCGTTAACTGCGCCGGTTTCGCCGCGCACCATGACGGTGACGTAGCCGCCGCCAACGAATTCACGACCGATCAGGCGCACTTCGGCGGCCTTGGTCATGGCGTCAGCCGCCTCGATCGCGGGGACCAGACCCCGGGTTTCAATCATGCCGAGGGCGATGCCCATGGTTTCAGTTGCCATTACCTGCTCCTGGAGGAGGGGGGTGGAATGTTCGCTCGCAACCATGGTCGGCAGGCAAACCCCCCGTCAAGCCATTTACCCATCTCCTGCCATCACTCTTAGCCCAGCGTCAGATAAGCCAAGCTGATCAGTGCAACACAAAACGTTAGGCAATGCTTGCCACTCCAGTGACGGCAGGGGTTCTGCCGAGTCCGCTCAGAGCGCTTCTGCCTCGGCCACGAAGGCCACACCGCCGTAGTAATCGAGCAAAGGCTGGATCCCCTGGCGCAATTTAGGCAGAACTTCCTCTGGACAAAACACGATCACATGGGCGTTGGCCCCCAGGCCGCTGAAGTCCATGGAGTCGGAAACCAGGCCATGGGGCCCCTTGCCAGTGACGTGTTTCAGCACCGAATAGCCCGGCGCTCCGGCCGCATCAATTGCCTTGATCACCGCGTCGAGCTCCCTTTCGCTCAGGATCAGATCCACACGTTTCATGGCTCAGCCTGGGTAGGGAAGGAAGGTGTTGACCAGGGTCATGTAGAGCGGAATTCCCACAATGATGTTGAAGGGGAACGTGACCCCAAGCGCCATGGAGATGTAGAGGCTGGGGTTGGCCTCAGGCACGGTCATTCGCATTGCGGCCGGCACGGCGATGTAGGAGGCACTCGCACACAGCACCACAAACAACAGGGCATTGCCAGGCTCCAGCCCCAGTCCCTTGGAGATCAGAACCCCCACCAAGGAGTTGAACAGGGGCATCACTATGGAAAAGCCCACCAGAAAAGCTCCCGCTTCGCGCAGATCGCGGATGCGCTGGGCCGCCACGATGCCCATGTCCAGCAGGAAAAAGCTAAGGGCTCCGTAGAACAGCTGCTCGCTGAAGGGCAGCATTTTGGCCACGCTGGCGGGGCTGTAGGCCGCAACAAGCAGGCCGATCACCAGGCTGCCCACCAACAACAGCACTGAGCTGTTGAGGGATGCCTCCCGAAGCAACTCTTGCCAGCGCATTTCCTTGGCATCGGGGCGCCGCTGGGGGGAAGCCAGCTTGACCAGCAACAGTCCCACAATGATGGCGGGAGATTCCATCAGGGCCAGGGCCGCCACCATGAAGCCGTCAAAGGGCAGCTTCTGGGTTTCCAGAAAACCCTCGGCGGTGATGAAGGTCACCGCACTGATGGAGCCGTAGGTGGCCGCAATGGCGGCGGCATTGAAGCCATCGAAGCGCAGCTTCAACAGCAGAAAGCTGTAGACCGGCACCAGCAGAGACATCGCCACGGCGGCCGCAATGGTGGGCAGTACCTGGCCGCCCAGACCGCTGTGTTGCAATTCGAGCCCCCCTTTGAAGCCGATCGCCAGCAACAGGTAGAGGGAGAAGAGCTTGGGTAGGGGCGCGGGGATTTCCAGGTCGGAACCCACCAGCACCGCAATCACACCTAGAAAAAAGAACAGAACCGGAGGGGAGAGCAGGTTCTGCAGGATCAAGCTCGAGTCCATTGGCAAAACTCCGGCTTGATCACCTGAAATGGCGATCAGTTGCAACGCTAATCCCCACCAAACCCGGTGGTCCAAGTGGGCCGCCCCCTGTCAGGGGCCGAACAAAAAGCTGTCATTGCCCAGGGCTTTTAGGCTTATTTACCTAATGTTGCAGGCGGAACCGGCACCCCTGGAGTTCTCCGGGGGGTGGAATGTTCAACCCGGCCGGTTCCCCACTCCTGGAGCGCCCCTGGGTTCATGCACGGGGCCTCTGGGCCAGAATGGCGCCTCTCCTGGGGACCGTGGATGCCAGCTTTGGTGATCGCCAGCGGCAACCCCCACAAGGTGGCCGAAATCGGTGCCATGCTCGAGCTTGTTGAGCTGGAAGTGTTGCCCCAGCCAGCGGGGCTGGAAATTGAGGAAACGGGCTCCACCTACCTCGACAACGCGAGGATCAAGGCCCAGGCAGTGGCCAGACTCACCGGCCAGTGGGCCCTGGCGGACGACTCCGGCATCGAGGTGGATGCCCTGGGCGGCGCACCCGGAATTTTTTCGGCCCGTTACGCCCCCACCGACCACGAACGCATTCATCGCCTGTTGCACGAACTGGGCGACTCCCTCTACCGGGGGGCCAGTTTCCGCAGTGCGATGGTGCTGGCCGATCCCTCCGGAGCCAGCCGCGCCGAAGCAGAGGGCATCTGCAGGGGTTCAATCCTGCGCCAACCCCAGGGCCATGGCAGTGGCTACGACAGTCTGCTCTTCGTGCGCGAGGCTGGCAGCTCCTATGCCCAGATGGGCCCCCACTTGAGAAGCAAATTCGGCAGCCGCGGTAAGGCAGCGAGGTTGCTCGCCCCGGCGCTGCGGCGGCTCCTGGGGATTCGAGGCTGAGCTGGATTAGCTCAGCTGGCACCCCTCAGCTGGCACTCCCTCAGCTGGCACTGTTGTTGATGTGGTTGATGGCCCGCATCGCCGCGGCGGCGGCCTCTTCCACATCGCCTTCGCGGCCCGCCAGGGTGAGGCGACCAAAGGCGCCCACGGCCTTGACATCGACCACCGTGATGTTGGAGCCCTTTTCGGCCTCATTGGCGGCGATCAGCACGTAGCCGGCGGGCTCGGTTTCCAGGATGAACATGCTCATGCCGGCCTGGATCATCGAGCCGCGGCGGTTCTGACGGTTGATCAACACCGCATGGTCGGGGGTGATGGCACGGATGATCTCTGTCCAGCTCACCTCGCAACGGCTGCGCTGCTCCACCCGGCTGCCGATCGCCTCGAGCACCACATCGCCCGAGTGGAGCACATTGCTCTGGTCACGGTGATAGAGGGCCAGCGAGCCGAAGGCCCGCTCCACGATCATCTGGCCGAGGCGCACGGTGCTCGCCTTGAGGGCGATGTCGGTGACCCGGTGCACCGCCATGCCGGGCGACACTTCGAGCCAGAGACAGGCGTCGCCGGGGATCGGCAGGAAGCCCTGGCTCACGGTGCCCATGTAGGCGGCCAGCTGGGGCTGGAGTGAATCCAGAAAGACGTAGGTGCGCAGCTCGATCGACTGCACCTGGCTCGACTGGCGGGCCAGGCGGGAGCCTTCGCTGTCGGTGGTGATCACGCAGCTGGCGCCGGAGCTGCCGCTATCCAACTGGGTGCCGGTGACCAAGGATCCAGAACGGGGGCCCGCAGGTACCGAAACCCTGCCCGTGCCCGTTACAGATGCCGACGCTCCTTCCCGTCTCCGGCGCAGGGCCAGTTCTTCTCGAGATGGCTGGCGAGCGGGCAAGGGTCCTGCGGGCAGCTTGCCCTTTCAGCTGGGCAGCCGCGCCGGGATCTTAACCCTGAGCCCGGTTACACCCTTGCCCATTGTTGCGGAGCCGGTAGGGTCCGGCCAACGTTGATGGGACGTTCATGACCAGCCGACAGCAAGCCGCCAGCACCGCCGCTGCCACAACCAGCCCGGCCCCGCTCCCAGAGTGGATGGCCGAAGCCGCGGCCCAGGGGGTGAAACCGGAGCAGGCCCTGGCCTTTATCGGCCTGGGTTTGATGCAGAAAATGGCGGGATCCGGCAACGACCTGCCCTGGATCTGGGCAGACTCTGATGATGGGGGCCGGGCCGATCTGGCAGCCCTGCGTCAGCGCCTCGAACTCACCCAGCTGGCACTCCAGACCGGTGCCCCCCTGACCACGGCCGAGGTCAGCCAGTTGCTAGGCGTACGCCCTACCAGTGAGAGCGTGGAACGGGCTGGAATCAGGGCTCGCCGCCTCAGCCGCAATGTCTGGAAGCTGGCTAGGGCCGAAGGGGGCGATTCCCGCAGTGACGATGCCTTCCGGCGCCGTTTCTGAGCCCCAGCACGCCCCCGGGGGCAGCAGCGTCAAGCCAGCCCGACGAGCTTCATGGATTCCTCCCACATGGCCTGGGCCGTATCCGGATTGCTGGCTTTATCGGAGAGTTCCTGGCTGAACTGCTTCCCCCCCTGCTTCTGACGGTTACCCCAGCTCCAGTGCACCCCGGAAGAACTGAAGGCTGGATCGGCTACCACCTGGGCCACCCTTTCGCCGGCCTGGGCCTGGCTCACGTAGCCGCCGGTGATTTTTTTCTGGAACCAGGGGAAAATCCTCTGGAAGGCCTGTGGGGCATGGCGGAAAAGGGGGGAGTCGGCCACACAGCCCGGATACAGCGAACTGAACACGATGCCGGTGCTGCCATGCAGACGGCGATGCAGCTCCTGGGTGGTGATCATGTTGCAGAGCTTGCTGTCCTTGTAGGCCTTGCCTGGCTTGAAGGGCTTGCCGTTGGCCATGGCGATCGGGGCCTGGAAGCCGGCTTTAAAGCCGGCGAGGTCGCCCAGATCGGCGGAAGCCGGGATCGGGATCTTGCCGCCTAGCTCCTTTGAATTGGCCGTCACCGTGCCCAGGATCACCACCCGGCGGGAGGGGTGGCTGGAGCGCTCCAGATCAGGCAGGAGGAGGTGGATCAGCAGGAATTGGCCCAGATGGTTGGTGGCCATCGAGATCTCGTAGCCCTGGGGGGAGCGCTCAGGCTGCTCCAGCCTGGGCTTGTAGACGGCCGCATTGATCACCAGCGCATCGAGGGGGCGTCCCAGGGAAGCCACCAGGGTTTCCGCCCCAGCCCGCACACTGTCTAGATCGGCCAGATCAAATCTCAGATGGCTGAGCTGGGCCGAGGGGATAGCCAGACTGTCGGCGGCAGCTGCCGCCCTGACCGGATCCCGGTTGGCGGTCACCACCTGCCAGCCCCGATCGGCAAGGGCCTTAGTGGCATGGAGTCCGACTCCAGAGGTGGTGCCGGTGATCAGAACCGTTCCGGCGCCAACTGCTTCAGCCATCAAACCCGGAGACAAAACGGGATCCAACCTAGGGGCTGGGGCGGGCCTGCTCAGGGTTGTTCCACACCACACGGAGCCGGTTCGGGGCGATCCACTGGCTCTGTTCCCGGATCAGGCGCTGCTCCCCCTCCAACATGAACATCTGGTCAAAGCGTTCCCTTGCCTTCAGCAGCTTGGTCTGCTCGAGTTCGAGCACGGCAGCGAGCTCGCCCTGGCGCTCCATCCGCTCCTGGTAAGCCGAGGTAAGGCGCGCCAGGCTGATGCCGGCCACAACCACCAGGCCCAGCTTCACGGCCACGGCAATCAGGCTGCAGAGGAGTTCCTGGCGCTCCAGTGAGAGGCCATGTAAGGCGGCAGTTTCGCCCCCTGAAACAACCTTCACAGCGGGTTGCTGTTCACGCCTGGATGCTGGCGCAGGCCTAGATGGGGGCGCAGGCCTGGACACTTGCCGCATGCCGAGAAAAGCAATCCTTTAGGGACACAATTCTTCTAGCGGCAATGGCTCCCCTTGGCAATGGCTCCTAAGGGAACTCAGGCCTTGTAGAGCGAGAAGCAGAGACGCACGGCCAGCACCCCCGCATGGGCTGCCACCACCAGGGCAATCAGCACTTCGGCCAGGCTGAGGGTGGAAACCATGATGGCTGGAATCAACGGGATATCCCATTCTTTGCCCATCGGTGGCTACGGTCCAGCGGCGCCCGCCCTGCTGTCACAGCTCTTGATGGCTCCGACCTGCTAATGCCCGTGGAGATCTCCGAGCAACAGATCCGCACCCTCGATCTCGCCCCGCTTCAACCCTGGGCAAGCCTCGATCCGGCAGCCCTGGTGCAACGGGCCGGATCCCTCGAACTCAACTTCGATTGGCCCCAGGCCGCAGACGATCCCCGCGAACTCTCTGAGATCGCCGAACTGCGGCTCTGGTCCCTGCGGGCCGATGCGGAATATCCCTGGTTGCCCCTGGTGCTGGAACGCGGCAGTGGCCAGCTCACCCGACATGGGGCCATGCTGCTGCCCCACCAGTTCAGTCGCACCGAGGGGATCCGCTTTGCCCCCGAGGCCCTTGAACTGTGGATGACCCATCGCCTGTTCGGCCTCGATGCCTGGGCCCGATCCCACAACCTGGGCATCCGCCAGGGGCTCACCCAGATGGCTGCGGTGCTGGGATTCGAGCTCGATGCCCAGTTCTGGAATTACTTACCGCCGGTCTGAGCTCTGGCCAACTCCCCGGGGGCTGGGCCCAGGATCAGCCAGTCGGCCCAAGCAACAGCTGCAGGGCGTGGCCTCCGCTCTGGAGCCCTAGGACCATCGTGAGGGCCCGCAACATCCAGACCAGGTAGACCCCACTGACCCGATCCAAGCGGGCGGCGGACCAGCGGGCGGCCAGGGCGGCCGTAGCCCCCAGGGCAAGGCCAATGGGCAGCAGGGCCCGGCCGTCCCTGAAGAAGGTGGTTGAAGCCACCGTGGCGGAAACCAGCACAGCCAGGCCGCTGAAGCGAATGGCCAGGTGGATGGGCACCCGCAGGAACCTCACCATCAGGGGCACCATCACCAGGCCGCCGCCGATGCCGAGCATGCCCGTAGCCAATCCCGCCATCCATCCCACGGCGGAAAGGCCCGGCAGGTTGGGGGGGGATTCGCCCCCAACCTCGGGGGGCCCATGGGGCTGAATGGTGGCTGTCAGCACGGCGTACATCAGCGCCTGCAGGGCCAACAGTTGCCAGCCCTGCACCCCCAGGCTCACCCGGCTGAACAGGCCCGCACCGAGGCCGGCCCCAATGGCAATCGCCAGGGCGGAGCGCCAGGGAAGGCTGCGGTTGGCCAGGTGCGTCCAGGTGGACCCGAGGGTGGTGGGCACGATCGCCAGGGTGCTGGTGGCAAGGGCCTGGTGCGGTTCCAGCCCCGCCAGCAAGAGCATGGGGGCGAACACCAGCCCCCCGCCAATACCCAGCAGACCAGACAGCAGCCCAGCCAGCAACCCCAGGGGGAGATAGGGCAACAGGCTCCACAACATCCTGGCAATCTGGGGTGATGGCGGCTCCTTCAGCATCCCCCATGCCGCCCCTGAGGCTGCTGCCCAGCACCTGCCGGAGCGGGGCCTGGCAGATGGCCACCGATGCCTGGTTGCTGGAGCAAGCTGCGCCCAGCTTTCGCCTCTACAGCTGGCAGCGTCCAACCCTGTCGCTGGGATTTCACCAGGGCAAGGTGGAAGCCCACTGGAGCGAACTGGCCAGCGCCGGGGTAATCGATCTGGTGCGCCGGCCCAGCGGCGGCAGGGCAGTCCTCCATGCCGGCGAGATCACCTATGGCCTGGTCTGGCCCGGGGCGCCACTGGGGCGCAAGCGGGCCTATGGGCTGGCGTGCCGCTGGCTGCTGGAGGCCTTTGCCCAGCTGGGCCACCCCCTGAAACCGGGCAGCCAAGCCAGCGCGATGCAGCCCAGCAACTGTTTTGCCTCAGGCACCGCCGCAGACCTGGTCGACGCCGATGGGGCCAAGCGCATCGGCAGCGCCCAGCTCTGGCGCAGGGGCTGCCTGCTCCAGCACGGCTCGATCCTGGTCGAGCCAGCAGATGGGCTCTGGCAGCAGGTATTCAACGCCCCGCCTCCCCGGCTGGCCAGGCTGCCCCTAGGGGGCTCCGCCCTGCAAAGTCTGCTGATCCGATCGGCCCTGACCTGGCTGCCAACAGCCGGCTCAGGATGGACTGAAGGGGCCCTCAGCGGCGCTGAGCTCGCCGCCATCGGAGCCCGCCTGGGGCCTTACACGGAGGGGCTACCTATTGGCAGGGCAGGGGCTTCGCCGGAGGCTTCACCGGAGGCCAGCATCGATCGCACCACCTGGGGCAGGGCCAGGCCTAGCGGGTAGGTGCCTTGGCGCCGAGCTGCCTCGAGCAGGGGGGCAGGCAGCTTTAATCCCATCTTGACGAGCACGGCCTCCCCGAGTTCAGGCCGCTCGATCGTGCCGCAGGGCAGGCCGGCGGGGCTGAACACCAGCAGGCGGTCGCGGTCGCTGGCTTCGAGTTGTTGCACCGCCTGCCAGAGCGGGGCTGAGTCCCGAATCGAAGGAAGGCTGTCCAGGGGCTGGATGTGGTCACCGATGCGATCGCTATCCCAGCGCTGTACAGGGAGCTGCTGCAGCGGGGTGTCGTCAATGACCCCCTGCCAGCGGCCGCGATCGCAGACCAGCAGCCAGTCGCCCTGGCCGGCGTCACTGGCCTGGGCCAGGCGGATCCTGCTCAGCTCCCGCAGGGGGCCGGAGGCCTCAAGCACCCGAAAACGACGACCTGCCGCATCCCGCACCTTGAGCTCATTGAGGGTGCGCTGCAGCACCAGCATCTGGCGCTGGTTGCGGGATGCACCCAGGCCAAACCAGCCCAGCAGCATCAACCAGGCCCCACTGAGCCCCGCCCCTCGCAGCAGCAGCACCGTGCCCAGGCCGATGGCAAAAAGGGACAGGATGCGGCCGGATTGGTTGGCTACCTCCACGCCCCGCCTTTGGCTGCCACTGATCTGCCACACCAGGGCCTTGACGATCAGGCCGCCGTCGAGGGGCAGACCGGGCAGCAGATTGAACAGGGCCAGCACCAGGTTGAGGCTGCCGAGCTGGGCAACCATCGCCCCCAGCAGCGGCGAGAGATGGTCTGCAGCGTGGGTAGCGGCCAGTAGACCCATGCCCAGCAGAAGGCTGACGGCCGGCCCCGCTGCAGCGACCAGCAGGGCCCCTCGGGCCGTGCTGCATTCCCGCTCCACGCTGGCCACCCCCCCCAGCAGAAACAGGGTGATGCTGCTGACCTGAACGCCCTGGGTCAGGGCCACCAGGGAATGGCCCAGTTCGTGCAGGAGAACTGAGACGAACAGCAGGAGGGCCGTCAGCAGACCCAGGGCCCAGAGGACGCCAGCACTGACGGGATCCTTGAGGCTCAGGCTGTATTGCTGCTGGAAGGCCGCGGTGGCAAGCACCAGGATCACAAACCAACTCGGATGGATGCGCAGAGGAATCCCGCGGATCTTGAACAGCTGCCAGCCCTCTCCCACGGCCCCTCCACCGGCACGACAACCGGGCCAGGCCCGCCATCAGATAGCTGATCCTAAAAAGGTGGCATGCCAGATGCCCACCCATGCCCCGCCCCCGGCTCAAGATCTGCGGACTGCGGCAGCCGGCCCAGGCCGCAGCAGTCGCCCTTCTGGGCGCCGATGCCATCGGCGTGATCGGCGTGGCAGGGTCGCCTCGATACGTAGATCCGGCCGAACGGCAGGCCCTGTTTGCCGCCGTGCAGGCCGCAGCCCCCGGCTGCCAGCGGGTGTTGGTGGTGGCCGATCCCGATGGGGCCACGCTGGAGCAGCTGGGGACGGACAGGGGGCATGGGATTCTCCAGCTGCACGGTTCGGAGAGCCCGCAGCGCTGCCGGGAGCTGGGCGAAAAACTGGGCTGCGAGCTCTGGAAAGCCCTGCGCATCCGCGGCCCGGAGGATCTGCAGCAGGCAGCCGCCTACGCGGAGGTGGTCGATGCCCTGCTACTCGATGCCTGGCTACCTGACCAGCTCGGTGGGACGGGCCATCCCATCCCGATTGACTGGCTGGATCAGTTTCAGCCGCCCCTGCCCTGGTGGCTGGCGGGGGGCATTCGCGCCGACCGGGTCGCGCCGGTGCTGGCCCGGCTGAGCCCCACTGGCCTCGATGCCTCCAGTGGCGTGGAGCGCAGGCCTGGCGACAAGGACCTCGAGCTTGTAGCGGAGCTGGTTGGCGCCCTCGGCGCAGCTGGCTGAGAAGGCCTTTTGACGCCAAAATCAGCTGGACATTTCCCTCTGCTGATGGGTCCCTGCCCTGGACAACAAAGCCAACGCCAGCTGGGCCTGGGCGGCTGCCTGGCCCTGGTGCTGGCCTGGATGCCGGTCTGGATGCCGGCCTGGATACCGGAAGGGGTGGCGGCCCAGGACCTGGTGGGCTGCCAGCTGGTGGATGGCCAGCTCTCCTGCGTGCCTGGGGTCAGTGCCGATCCCCAGGCCCAGATCCAGGCCCTACGTCAGCAGATCTCCAGCGATCTGCAGCTGGAAAGCGCCGTTCAGCAGCAGATCAACGGATTGGAGCAGCTGGCGCTCCAGGGTAAGGCCATCGCGGGTCAGGTGCTGCAGGCCACGGCCTTGGCGGACGCGCTGGCGGCCCTGCCTCCCCAGGCCTTCCACTGGTACCGGCGCAGCCCGGGCAGCAGCCAATGGCTGCTGATCGTGGAGGCGTCCGGACCCAGCTATGTCCTCCAGCCCCAGGATGTTTCAGCCGAAGTGATGCTGGTGGTGGCTGTCTCTCCGGCCGGTGCCCCGGCCCAACGCCAGGCTTCCCGACCTGTGGGGCCGGTGCTCCCGGCTCCCTAAGGGCAGGCGCCCGGCCGAAGAAATTTGCTTAGCCAGGGGAGAGGGGATTGCTCGTTAGTAGAGCAAAGATTCCTGCTGTTTGACGAGTTCAAAAAATTCAGCCTTGAGGCTGGGATCGGCCCGGAAATCACCGCGAACCACGGAATTGACCATGCTGGTTTGCGGTTCCTTGACACCGCGCCACTTCATACAAAAGTGCTGAGCCTTTACCAGAATGGCCAGACCTTGAGGCTCACAGAGCCTTTCGATTTCATCTGCCAGAATCATCACGGCCTCCTCTTGAATGTGGGGCCGGGAAAAGACCCAGTCAGCCACCCGTGAAAATTTGGATAGGCCGATAACCCTCTCCCCGGGCTTGATTCCGATCCAGCAGTTGCCAAGGATGGGAACCAGGTGATGGGAGCAGGCTGAGCGCACGGAGATGGGCCCAACCGTGTAGATTTCATCAAGCTTTTTAACGTTTGGGAAACTAGCGATCTTGGGCTGTTCGTGATATCTGCCCTTGAAGACCTCATGGAGGTACATCCTGGCGACGCGTTC
Protein-coding regions in this window:
- a CDS encoding site-2 protease family protein; amino-acid sequence: MGEGWQLFKIRGIPLRIHPSWFVILVLATAAFQQQYSLSLKDPVSAGVLWALGLLTALLLFVSVLLHELGHSLVALTQGVQVSSITLFLLGGVASVERECSTARGALLVAAAGPAVSLLLGMGLLAATHAADHLSPLLGAMVAQLGSLNLVLALFNLLPGLPLDGGLIVKALVWQISGSQRRGVEVANQSGRILSLFAIGLGTVLLLRGAGLSGAWLMLLGWFGLGASRNQRQMLVLQRTLNELKVRDAAGRRFRVLEASGPLRELSRIRLAQASDAGQGDWLLVCDRGRWQGVIDDTPLQQLPVQRWDSDRIGDHIQPLDSLPSIRDSAPLWQAVQQLEASDRDRLLVFSPAGLPCGTIERPELGEAVLVKMGLKLPAPLLEAARRQGTYPLGLALPQVVRSMLASGEASGEAPALPIGSPSV
- a CDS encoding phosphoribosylanthranilate isomerase; amino-acid sequence: MPRPRLKICGLRQPAQAAAVALLGADAIGVIGVAGSPRYVDPAERQALFAAVQAAAPGCQRVLVVADPDGATLEQLGTDRGHGILQLHGSESPQRCRELGEKLGCELWKALRIRGPEDLQQAAAYAEVVDALLLDAWLPDQLGGTGHPIPIDWLDQFQPPLPWWLAGGIRADRVAPVLARLSPTGLDASSGVERRPGDKDLELVAELVGALGAAG
- the folE gene encoding GTP cyclohydrolase I yields the protein MTSTLPSSLPSRSSAPAAGPLPVSVRIRERLEADAVAYFANDNIADHLKDGELEQLEIEVAGKVRELLRSLVIDIDRDHNTEETAERVARMYLHEVFKGRYHEQPKIASFPNVKKLDEIYTVGPISVRSACSHHLVPILGNCWIGIKPGERVIGLSKFSRVADWVFSRPHIQEEAVMILADEIERLCEPQGLAILVKAQHFCMKWRGVKEPQTSMVNSVVRGDFRADPSLKAEFFELVKQQESLLY